In Bacteroidia bacterium, the sequence TTGATAATGGAAAAGTGCCGATTGCGAAAGCTGCAAAAATGGCTGCTGGAGAAATATTTTTGCCTGTTCTTGCCGGAACGCTTACTACGCTTGCACCTTTTGTTCCACTTGCTTTTTGGGGCGGCATCATTGGTAAGTTTATGTTTTATTTACCCGTTACACTTATCATCACATTAACGGCTTCTTTGGTAGTTGCCTATATTATCAATCCGGTGTTTGCAGTAGCATTTATGAAACCGCATCCGCCTGAAACAGGCGAGAAAAAAAGCCACAAAGGATTAAAAATTACGAGTATTATTTTTCTGGCACTCGCGTTATTATTTTATGCGACACATTCTTTTGGAATGGGAAATTTCCTTGTTTTTTTACTATTGATAAATATTTTTTATCGATTGGTTTTAATGAGTGCAATCAAAAAATTCCAAACAAAAACCTGGCCCTCTATTCAACAGAAGTATAAAAATATTTTAGCGAAAGCGTTGAAATATCCTAAATCTGTACTTGGCGGAACTTTCCTACTTTTTGTTTTAGCTATTTTTCTTTTTGCGGTGCGAACTCCGAACGTGGTTTTTTTCCCACAGTCGGATCCTAATTTTGTGTACGTGTATCTCAATTTACCTGTCGGAACAAATCAAGAATACACCGATTCCATCACGAAAATAGTAGAAAGTGAAGTATATAATGTAATTGGAGAAGGTAAACCTGGCGAATACAATCCGGTTGTAGAATCCGTTATTTCTAACGTTGCAGTTGGTGCTACCGATCCGCAAGAAAATGATCAAGGAACGTATTCTAATAAATCAAAAATAAGTGTTTCGTTTGTGGAATTCGGGAAACGGAACGGAGTTTCTACGCGCTTGTATCTGAATAAAATTCGCGCAGCAGTAAAAGATATGCCAGGCGTTCAGATTTCGGTAGATCAAGAAGCAAGCGGACCGCCAACACCAAAGCCTATTGACATAGAAATAAGTGGCGATAATTTTGAGGATTTGGTGAGCACTTCTACCAAATTAAAACATTACATAGATTCTTTGCAAATTGGCGGAATAGAAGATTTGCGCTCTGATTTAGAAAATCATAAACCAGAAATTATTTTTGATATTGATCGCGAACGCGCCAACAGAGAAGGCATTTCAACGGCACAAATCGGAATGGAAATTCGGAATGCCGTTTTCGGAAAAGAAGTTTCTAAATTTCGTGATGCGAATGATGAATATCCAATTGAGCTGCGTTATGAAAGAAATCAACGTGATAATATTGATGCCTTAAACAATTTAGAAATTACGTATCGTGATATGAATATGGGCGGAAAAATTCGCCAAGTTCCAATGTCCGCTTTTGTGAAAATTCACTATTCCTCTTCTTACGGAGGTATCAAACGCAAAAACAATAAACCGCTCATTTCGCTTACATCCAATGTGCTTAGCGGATTTAACCCCAACAAAGTAGTCGCGGATATTCAGGCGAACTTAATTAATTTCAAAGCATCGGATGGCGTAACAATAAAAATGGGTGGAGAACAAGAAGACCAACAAGAAACGGCTTCGTTTTTAGGTCACGCGATGCTCATTTCACTCATGTTAATTTTATTGATTTTGGTTACGCAATTTAATTCCATCAGCAAACCAATTATTATTTTGAGCGAAATTATTTTTAGCTTGATTGGAGTGATGCTCGGATTCGCTATTTTTAAAATGGATATGTCTATTGTGATGACGGGCGTTGGTTTTATTGCCTTAGCGGGAATTGTCGTTCGCAACGGAATATTATTAGTGGAATTTACTGACCTTTTGAGAGAACAAGGGGTTAGTACATTGGATGCTATTATTGAAGCCGGAAAAACGCGGATGACTCCCGTAATTTTAACTGCTACCGCAACTATACTAGGCTTGATTCCCTTGGCTATTGGCTTTAATATTGATTTCGTTACGATGTTCACAGAATTAAATCCGCACATTTATTTTGGTGGCGACAGCGTTGCATTTTGGGGACCACTTTCGTGGACAATGATTTTTGGTTTGTCGTTTGCCACTGTCATCACCTTAATTGTGGTTCCGATAATGTATTTGCTTGCCGATAATGCAAAAATAAAATCAAAAAGATTAATTGAAAAATTTTCAGCAATAAAGTAAAAATGCTTGAAACGGAAAAAATAATTTCTGCAAAAAAAGCTCGAAAGCCAAGTATGTTAAGCTTACTCAAACCTTATTCTGGTTTGATAATTTGGCTTATTGTATTGACTTTTTTTAGCAATGGAATTAGTTTAGTTATTCCAAAAATTATTGCCAATGGCATTGATAGTTTTTCCGCTGGACATTTAATTTTCAAAAAAATAATTTTTGAATTTGGTATTGCCGCTGTTTCGATATTTATTTTTACGTACTTACAAAGCATTGTGCAAACCTACGCTTCTGAGCGCGTTGCGCGCGATTTGCGTCAAAAACTTTCTGCTAAAATTTCGCAACAATCGTATGCGTATGTAGAGAAAATTTCGCCTTCACGCTTGCTTACCAATCTTACTTCTGATGTAGATGCCATCAAAACATTTGTTTCGCAAGCCATCGTTTCTATTGCGTCTTCGCTTTTTATCATAATCGGAGCGAGTGCTTTATTAATAAGTATTAATTGGCGATTGGCTTTAGCAGTACTCACTATTATTCCAATTATAGGAGCGGTATTTTATTTTGTGTTAGTAAAAGTACGCGTACTTTTTAAAAGAAGTCAAGGTGTTATTGATTGGCTCAACAAAGTAATTAACGAAAGTGTTCTGGGCGCTGCACTCATTCGTGTTTTAAATTCGCAACAGCCGGAATACGATAAATTTATTTCTGCAAATAAGGAAGCATTGGGTATTGGACTTTCCATCTTACGGCTTTTTGCAACGCTTATTCCCTTAGTTACGTTTGTTTCCAATTTGGCGATGCTCACCGTTTTAGCATTGGGCGGACATTTTGTTATTGGCGGAACAATGACACTGGGCGATTTTGCCGCATTCAACAGTTATATCGCATTACTTATTTTTCCAATTATTATGATTGGTTTTATGAGCAACGTAATTGCAATGGCAAGTGCTTCGTACCAACGAATTCAAAATGTGTTGGAAATAAAAGAAGTAGAGGATAAAGGAAGCATTAAAAATTCGCTGAAAGGAAACATTGAACTGGAAAACATTACAGTAACGTATGGTGATATACCGGCATTAAAAGAAATTTCTTTTTCAGTAAAAGCTGGAACGAAAACAGCTATTATCGGACCAACTGCTGCCGGAAAAACTCAATTATTTTATTTGCTCACAGGATTAATTCAACCCGAAAAAGGTTCGATAAAATTTGATAACAACAACATTGCCGATTACAACAAAGAAAGCTTTTACAGTCAAATTGGTTTTGTTTTTCAGGACAGTATTATTTTTAATATGAGCATGCGCGAAAACATTGCATTTAACAAAGCGGTTACCGATGAAGCGATGCAAAAAGCGATTGCTACTGCCGAGTTGGATATCTTTATTGAAGCGCTACCAGAAAAAATGGATACGGTAATTTCTGAACGAGGTAACAGTCTTTCAGGCGGACAAAAACAGCGTGTCATGTTGGCGCGGGCTTTGGCAATCAATCCTAAAATATTATTGTTGGATGATTTTACAGCTCGTGTAGATGCGCAAACCGAAAAAAAGATTTTAGCAAACGTTCGAAAAAATTATCCTGATATCACATTACTTTCCATTACGCAGCAAATAGATCCTGTAAAAGAGTACGATCAAATTATTTTATTGATGCAAGGCGAACTTGTCGCAAAAGGAACGCATGAAACATTACTGAAAACAAGTCCAGAATACGTTCAAATTTATCAATCACAAAGAAGTACGAGCAGCTATGAAGTATAATCTCTACGACATACAAGCTGCACAGCCCAAGAAAACAAATACGTGGGTAACTCTCAAAAAACTATTTGCATTTATTGTTGATGAGAAAAAAAACGTCATCATTGCTGTCATCGCTATCGTCATTAATGCAGTGCTTAATTTATTAGGTCCTTTGCTAATTGGATATACGATTGACCATTACATCGAAACAAAACAAATGCACGGAGTGTTGGTCAATTCGGCTATTTTGCTTGTGATATACATTGTCGCGGTTATCGCCAATTATCTGCAAACACAATTAATGGGAAGTATTGGTCAGCGCATGTTATACACCTTGCGAAATGCGGTTTTTACGAAGTTGCAGGAATTACCTGTTTCGTTTTTTAATCAAAATAAAGCAGGCGATTTAATTTCGCGTATCAATAACGACACCGATAAATTGAATCAGTTTTTTTCGCAATCGTTGATGCGTTTTTTAAGCAGCATTATGTTGATGATTGGCGCAGGAATTTTCCTGTTGAGTATTCAACCTAAATTAGGTGCAGCTTCTTTACTTCCAGCATTATTTATTTTCATTTTTACAAAAATAATTTCAGTTTGGGTAAAACGGAAAAATGCGGCTAACCTAAAAACAGTTGGCGGAATGAGCGCGGAAATTCAGGAAAGTTTAAATAATTTTAAAACAATTATTGCTTTTAATCGCAGAGATTATTTCAGAGATCGTTTCAGCAAAGTAAATCACGAAAATTATAAAACCGCTATTGGTGCTGGATTGGCGAATAATTTATTAATGCCTGTTTACGGATTGTTTACCAATATGGCACAACTTATTTTGTTGGTGTACGGTATTTATTTAATTGCAGCGGGAAGTTTTACTGTTGGTTTGCTCATCAGTTTTTTAGCGTATTCCAACAGCTTTTACCGACCATTGCAACAATTGGCAGTTTTGTGGGCGAGTTTCCAAACCGCGCTGGCAGCTTGGGACAGAGTTTCTACTATTTTAAATTTAGATTCTGATTTGAAAATAGAAGAAATAAAAACTTACGAAAATTCTACTTCCGCTTTGCTCGAATTTAAAGATGTTTATTTTAGTTATGCCGACAGCAAGGAAATTTTACATGATATTAATTTTAAATTGGAACGCGGAAAAACTTACGCTTTTATTGGTCCTACTGGTGGCGGAAAAACAACAAGTGCCTCTTTAATTGCGCGTTTGTACGATCCTGTAAAAGGAACCGTATTGCTAAACGGAAAAGATATTCGCTCTTATTCTCCCGCAGAACGCAGTCAAAAAATAGGTTTTATTTTACAAGATCCATTTTTGTTTACTGGTTCTGTGAAAGAAAATATTTTGTATGGCAATGCGCTC encodes:
- a CDS encoding efflux RND transporter permease subunit, translated to MKDLEKEFKPTTWSINNRTSIFIVTIIITLAGIASYIGLPKEKFPDIVIPTIYVTTIYPGTSPTDMENLVTKQIEKQIKGISGIKKFTSNSVQDYSSIVVEFNTGVDVNVAKQEVKDAVDKARTDLPSDLPHDPEVIQADISQMPIIYVNLSGNYDLNKLKKYADDIKDQIEAMPEITRVDEVGALDREIQINVNLFKMEAAQISMNDISNAVANENITISGGTVKMDGMNRSLSVNGQFTNVDQIKNIVVRSMAGGTVYIKDIADVKDTFADQISYARLDRKNVITLNVVKRAGENLIEASDKVRDIVATLQKTTFPKDLKITLTGDQSSQTRSTLHDLINTIIIGFILVTIILMFFMGGTNALFVAMSVPLSMFIAFLILPSIGFALNMIVLFAFLLALGIVVDDAIVVIENTHRIFDNGKVPIAKAAKMAAGEIFLPVLAGTLTTLAPFVPLAFWGGIIGKFMFYLPVTLIITLTASLVVAYIINPVFAVAFMKPHPPETGEKKSHKGLKITSIIFLALALLFYATHSFGMGNFLVFLLLINIFYRLVLMSAIKKFQTKTWPSIQQKYKNILAKALKYPKSVLGGTFLLFVLAIFLFAVRTPNVVFFPQSDPNFVYVYLNLPVGTNQEYTDSITKIVESEVYNVIGEGKPGEYNPVVESVISNVAVGATDPQENDQGTYSNKSKISVSFVEFGKRNGVSTRLYLNKIRAAVKDMPGVQISVDQEASGPPTPKPIDIEISGDNFEDLVSTSTKLKHYIDSLQIGGIEDLRSDLENHKPEIIFDIDRERANREGISTAQIGMEIRNAVFGKEVSKFRDANDEYPIELRYERNQRDNIDALNNLEITYRDMNMGGKIRQVPMSAFVKIHYSSSYGGIKRKNNKPLISLTSNVLSGFNPNKVVADIQANLINFKASDGVTIKMGGEQEDQQETASFLGHAMLISLMLILLILVTQFNSISKPIIILSEIIFSLIGVMLGFAIFKMDMSIVMTGVGFIALAGIVVRNGILLVEFTDLLREQGVSTLDAIIEAGKTRMTPVILTATATILGLIPLAIGFNIDFVTMFTELNPHIYFGGDSVAFWGPLSWTMIFGLSFATVITLIVVPIMYLLADNAKIKSKRLIEKFSAIK
- a CDS encoding ABC transporter ATP-binding protein, encoding MLETEKIISAKKARKPSMLSLLKPYSGLIIWLIVLTFFSNGISLVIPKIIANGIDSFSAGHLIFKKIIFEFGIAAVSIFIFTYLQSIVQTYASERVARDLRQKLSAKISQQSYAYVEKISPSRLLTNLTSDVDAIKTFVSQAIVSIASSLFIIIGASALLISINWRLALAVLTIIPIIGAVFYFVLVKVRVLFKRSQGVIDWLNKVINESVLGAALIRVLNSQQPEYDKFISANKEALGIGLSILRLFATLIPLVTFVSNLAMLTVLALGGHFVIGGTMTLGDFAAFNSYIALLIFPIIMIGFMSNVIAMASASYQRIQNVLEIKEVEDKGSIKNSLKGNIELENITVTYGDIPALKEISFSVKAGTKTAIIGPTAAGKTQLFYLLTGLIQPEKGSIKFDNNNIADYNKESFYSQIGFVFQDSIIFNMSMRENIAFNKAVTDEAMQKAIATAELDIFIEALPEKMDTVISERGNSLSGGQKQRVMLARALAINPKILLLDDFTARVDAQTEKKILANVRKNYPDITLLSITQQIDPVKEYDQIILLMQGELVAKGTHETLLKTSPEYVQIYQSQRSTSSYEV
- a CDS encoding ABC transporter ATP-binding protein, which translates into the protein MKYNLYDIQAAQPKKTNTWVTLKKLFAFIVDEKKNVIIAVIAIVINAVLNLLGPLLIGYTIDHYIETKQMHGVLVNSAILLVIYIVAVIANYLQTQLMGSIGQRMLYTLRNAVFTKLQELPVSFFNQNKAGDLISRINNDTDKLNQFFSQSLMRFLSSIMLMIGAGIFLLSIQPKLGAASLLPALFIFIFTKIISVWVKRKNAANLKTVGGMSAEIQESLNNFKTIIAFNRRDYFRDRFSKVNHENYKTAIGAGLANNLLMPVYGLFTNMAQLILLVYGIYLIAAGSFTVGLLISFLAYSNSFYRPLQQLAVLWASFQTALAAWDRVSTILNLDSDLKIEEIKTYENSTSALLEFKDVYFSYADSKEILHDINFKLERGKTYAFIGPTGGGKTTSASLIARLYDPVKGTVLLNGKDIRSYSPAERSQKIGFILQDPFLFTGSVKENILYGNALYTDYSNEALQQLLADAHLTVLLDKFEKGLDTPISSGGDTLSLGQKQLIAFIRAVLRNPELLILDEATANIDTVTEQLLEEILKNLPSSTTRVIIAHRLNTIENADEIFFVNAGEVTAAGSMQHAMQMLLQEERKS